In one window of Solanum pennellii chromosome 2, SPENNV200 DNA:
- the LOC107010274 gene encoding actin cytoskeleton-regulatory complex protein PAN1-like has translation MAAQNQTDQFEAYFRRADLDQDGRISGVEAVSFFQGSNLPKPVLAQIWTYVDQSRTGFLSRQEFFNYLKLVTVAQKRELTPEIVKAALFTPASAKIPAPQINLAAVAGPRPANRVGSAVPPVSRAAPTAAPSFGIRGQQGLPVTQSQYMRPPRPSVPSTSFPSQSGASSQGMPGGTMAAFSQANSSDWLSGNGGSQAAVTSQAPNIIINSRSQDGFDHASPQQNQQKTTYSATPGSSNLNDATLRGNQPDVKDPKAVPVSGNGFASDSLFGDAFSVASVQPKQNSAPSISSAGSFPVSPAIVSASAGLQHPVEASPIISQVALPQKPVNQHQQAQLTGRPNKQVLVPSAGANPNAAGNSRSSQSQIPWPRMTRSDYQKYSKVFMAVDSDRDGKISGLEARNLFLSWKLPREVLKQVWDLSDQDNDSMLSLREFCIALYLMERHREGHPLPSVLPTNLIFDESLLPASGQPVPPHGAVAWRHTPATQQTQGPRVVPGQMASGAPGRPPRPVPIPQPNEVVQPGQQKPKVPALEKHLVDQLSQEEQDALSSKFQEATDAEKKVMELEKEILEAKEKIQFYHAKMQEIILYKSRCDNRLNEITQRTSADKREVELLAKKYEEKYKQTGDVASKLTIEEATFRDIQEKKMELYKEIVKMDQDGKTDGIQDRASHIQVNLEELVKSLNERCKTYGLRAKPTTLLELPFGWQPGIQEVAADWDEEWDKFEDEGFTFVKELTLDVKNVIAPPKTKSSLVREKASSLAEHDSGKSSADADTDAKIDKLSNHVQAREVSDMESAHGHQQTARSPTDSPSRSNVVESPSKEVQESMYGKDVSFDGSPHGAQRKETSFDGSPNAAQSEHWGTESVFSRDKGFDGSGWGTFDTNFDTDAAWDVNSVAKDSDHDNLKESSLFGDDDWGLAPIKTGSKQSNTLPNQMPSFDSVPSTPSYNAGIDNTFPKQSPFFDSVPSTPSYNAGIDNTFPKQSPFFDSVPSTPSYNAGFSYSDNAFPKQSPFFDSVPSTPSYNSGFTQTDNLFSRQSPFFDSVPSTPAYNSGGSPNADNIFQNKSPFAFGDSVPSTPMYSSTNSPRRQSEGFEENSNSFSRFDSFNMNDSGPFGTRDSLSRFDSMRSTRDSDYDHGSFQQRDSFARFDSFRSTADSDYNFGLFPPRESLSRFDSMSSTRDTDHRHGFTSFDDADPFGSNDPFKTSAESQTPRRDSDSWKAF, from the exons ATGGCTGCGCAGAACCAAACGGATCAATTTGAGGCTTATTTTCGCAGAGCAGATTTGGATCAGGATGGTCGGATCAGTGGTGTTGAGGCTGTTTCCTTCTTTCAAGGCTCTAATTTGCCTAAACCAGTCCTTGCTCAG ATATGGACATATGTTGATCAAAGTCGTACCGGTTTCCTTAGCCGCCAGGAATTTTTCAACTATCTTAAGCTTGTTACAGTGGCGCAGAAACGAGAGTTGACCCCAGAAATAGTGAAAGCTGCACTATTTACGCCAGCTTCAGCTAAAATTCCTGCCCCACAGATAAACCTTGCAGCTGTAGCAGGTCCTCGTCCAGCAAATAGAGTTGGTTCTGCAGTGCCTCCAGTTAGTCGTGCTGCTCCAACAGCAGCACCAAGTTTTGGCATTAGGGGTCAACAGGGTTTACCAGTTACGCAGAGCCAGTATATGCGGCCTCCTCGACCCTCCGTTCCAAGCACCAGTTTCCCATCTCAATCAGGTGCTTCTAGTCAAGGAATGCCTGGTGGTACCATGGCAGCTTTTAGTCAAGCCAATTCTTCTGATTGGCTTTCTGGTAATGGTGGCTCCCAAGCAGCTGTTACTTCCCAAGCTCCTAATATCATTATAAATTCTAGAAGTCAGGATGGATTTGATCATGCTTCTCCACAACAGAACCAACAAAAGACCACTTATTCGGCGACACCAGGTTCATCAAATTTAAATGATGCCACTCTGCGTGGTAACCAGCCAGATGTTAAGGATCCTAAAGCCGTTCCAGTTTCAGGAAATGGATTTGCATCTGACTCGCTTTTTGGAGATGCTTTTTCAGTTGCATCAGTTCAACCAAAACAAAACTCCGCACCTAGTATATCTTCTGCTGGCAGCTTTCCAGTCTCACCAGCCATTGTCTCTGCATCTGCAGGGCTCCAACATCCAGTAGAGGCCAGCCCAATTATTTCACAAGTTGCACTTCCCCAGAAACCAGTAAATCAGCATCAGCAAGCTCAGTTGACTGGGAGACCAAACAAACAGGTCTTAGTGCCAAGTGCTGGTGCAAATCCTAATGCAGCTGGAAATTCTCGTTCCAGTCAGTCTCAGATTCCTTGGCCAAGAATGACCCGGTCTGATTATCAGAAGTACAGCAAAGTATTTATGGCTGTGGACTCAGACAGGGATGGAAAAATTTCTGGCCTGGAGGCAAGGAACCTCTTTCTAAGTTGGAAGCTGCCTCGAG AGGTGCTGAAACAGGTGTGGGATTTATCTGATCAAGACAACGACAGCATGCTGTCTTTAAGGGAATTCTGCATTGCGCTTTACCTGATGGAGCGGCACAGGGAAGGTCACCCTCTTCCTTCAGTCCTTCCGACCAATCTTATTTTCGACGAGTCGTTATTACCTGCTTCTGGTCAGCCTGTCCCACCACATGGTGCTGTTGCTTGGAGACACACACCAG CCACCCAGCAAACACAGGGGCCAAGGGTTGTTCCAGGACAGATGGCTTCTGGCGCTCCAGGAAGGCCTCCACGTCCAGTTCCTATTCCCCAGCCCAATGAAGTTGTGCAGCCTGGTCAACAGAAGCCTAAAGTTCCTGCACTGGAGAAGCATCTTGTTGACCAACTTAGTCAAGAGGAACAGGATGCATTGAGTTCAAAGTTCCAGGAAGCAACTGATGCAGAAAAGAAG GTCATGGAATTGGAGAAGGAAATTTtagaagcaaaagaaaaaattcagTTCTACCATGCAAAGATGCAAGAAATA ATTTTATACAAAAGTCGATGCGACAATAGACTAAATGAGATCACCCAAAGAACTTCTGCTGACAAAAGAGAG GTTGAGTTATTGgctaaaaaatatgaagagaaaTACAAGCAGACAGGAGACGTTGCTTCTAAATTGACCATTGAAGAGGCCACCTTTCGGGATATTCAG GAGAAAAAAATGGAGCTATACAAGGAAATTGTTAAAATGGATCAAGATGGCAAGACTGATGGTATCCAG GACCGTGCTAGTCACATTCAGGTGAATCTTGAGGAGCTAGTAAAATCACTGAATGAACGGTGCAAAACTTATGGTTTACGAGCTAAACCAACTACACTGCTTGAGCTTCCATTTG GTTGGCAACCAGGCATCCAAGAGGTTGCAGCAGACTGGGATGAAGAGTGGGATAAGTTTGAAGATGAAG GATTCACATTTGTGAAAGAGCTGACACTTGATGTGAAAAACGTCATTGCCCCTCCTAAAACAAAGTCATCATTGGTTCGTGAGAAAGCATCTTCTTTAGCTGAACATGATTCTGGAAAATCATCTGCTGATGCTGATACTGATGCAAAGATAGATAAGCTGTCAAACCATGTACAAGCTAGAGAAGTTAGTGACATGGAATCTGCACATGGACATCAGCAAACAGCAAGAAGTCCAACTGATAGTCCATCAAGGAGTAATGTAGTTGAAAGCCCGTCAAAAGAAGTCCAAGAGTCTATGTACGGGAAGGATGTCAGTTTTGATGGTTCACCCCATGGTGCGCAAAG GAAGGAGACTAGTTTTGATGGTTCACCCAATGCTGCCCAAAG TGAACACTGGGGTACTGAATCTGTGTTCTCGAGGGATAAAGGTTTTGATGGATCTGGCTGGGGTACATTTGATACCAACTTTGACACTGATGCTGCATGGGACGTCAATTCTGTTGCAAAG GATTCAGATCATGACAATCTCAAGGAATCTTCTCTTTTTGGAGATGATGATTGGGGCTTAGCCCCTATTAAAACGGGGTCCAAACAGTCCAACACACTACCGAATCAAATGCCATCCTTTGATTCTGTTCCTAGCACGCCAAGTTACAATGCTGGGATAGACAACACGTTCCCCAAACAAAGCCCTTTCTTTGATTCTGTTCCTAGCACGCCAAGTTACAATGCTGGGATAGACAACACGTTCCCCAAACAAAGCCCTTTCTTTGATTCTGTTCCTAGCACTCCAAGTTACAATGCTGGGTTCAGTTATTCAGACAACGCATTCCCGAAGCAAAGCCCTTTCTTTGATTCTGTTCCAAGTACCCCAAGTTACAACTCTGGATTCACTCAGACTGATAACTTGTTCTCGAGGCAAAGTCCCTTCTTTGATTCTGTTCCTAGCACACCAGCTTATAATTCAGGAGGCTCCCCGAATGCAGATAATATATTCCAGAATAAGAGTCCGTTTGCCTTTGGGGACTCAGTTCCAAGCACACCTATGTACAGTTCTACAAACTCGCCTCGCAGACAAAGTGAAGGGTTTGAAGAAAACTCGAACAGCTTCTCCAGATTTGATTCCTTTAACATGAATGATAGTGGCCCCTTTGGCACTCGTGactctctttcaagatttgatTCAATGCGCAGCACCAGAGACTCTGACTACGATCATGGTTCATTCCAGCAACGGGACTCATTTGCTAGGTTTGATTCATTTCGCAGCACCGCAGACTCTGACTATAATTTTGGGCTCTTTCCTCCTCGCGAATCACTAAGTAGGTTTGATTCCATGAGTAGTACCAGGGACACAGATCATCGTCATGGTTTCACATCTTTTGATGATGCGGATCCATTTGGTTCAAATGACCCATTTAAGACGTCGGCCGAGAGTCAGACACCAAGGAGAGATTCTGATAGTTGGAAAGCGTTTTGA
- the LOC107010279 gene encoding SRSF protein kinase 1-like: MSCSSSSASEDEDEGFDSYRKGGYHAVRVGDSFSGGRYMAQRKLGWGEFSTVWLAYDTQLSGFVALKIQKSAPQFAQAALHEIEVLSAIANGDQSNSKYVVRLIDHFKHTGPNGQHICMVFEFLGDSLLRLIKHNRYKGLELNKVREICKCVLTGLDYLHGGLGIVHTDLKPENILLLSTINATKDPIRSGMTPILERPEGNPNGGITMNIIEKKLKQRARRAAARISGRRSSMGVVGGTPKSNRSLDGIDLRCKIVDFGNACWDDKQFAQEIQTRQYRSPEVILQSGYSFSADMWSLACIAFELATGEMMFTPKGGEGFSEDEDHLAMMMELLGKIPRKIAVGGARSKDYFDRHGDLKRIRRLKYGCLNKLLVNKYRFSESDAHEFTEFLSPLLDFEPEKRPTAEQCLQHPWLNFKNLKQTEVKNESGVERFMSI, encoded by the exons ATGTCTTGTTCGTCGTCGTCGGCGTCTGAGGATGAAGATGAAGGATTCGATTCTTACCGGAAGGGAGGCTACCATGCCGTGAGAGTCGGCGATTCATTTTCCGGTGGCCGATATATGGCTCAACGAAAACTCGGCTGGGGAGAGTTTTCCACCGTTTGGCTCGCTTATGATACTCAATTATCC GGTTTTGTTGCCTTGAAGATCCAGAAAAGTGCACCACAATTTGCTCAAGCAGCTCTTCATGAAATTGAAGTCCTTTCTGCGATTGCCAATGGTGATCAATCTAACAGTAAATATGTTGTACGACTTATTGACCATTTTAAGCACACAGGTCCTAATGGACAGCACATATGCATGGTTTTTGAATTTCTTGGTGATAGCTTATTGCGGCTTATCAAGCATAATCGATATAAGGGCCTTGAACTGAACAAAGTTAGGGAAATATGCAAATGTGTCTTGACTGGTTTAGATTATTTGCATGGGGGGCTTGGAATTGTTCATACAGATTTGAAACCtgaaaatattcttttactTTCCACGATTAATGCCACAAAAGATCCCATTAGATCTGGAATGACTCCCATACTTGAAAGGCCTGAGGGGAACCCTAATGGAGGAATAACAATGAATATCATTGAGAAAAAGCTAAAGCAAAGGGCAAGAAGAGCAGCAGCTAGGATATCAGGAAGACGTTCTTCAATGGGTGTGGTAGGAGGTACTCCAAAATCAAATAGATCTCTTGATGGGATAGACTTAAGGTGCAAGATTGTGGATTTTGGAAATGCATGCTGGGATGATAAGCAATTTGCACAAGAAATTCAAACAAGACAGTACAGATCCCCTGAAGTTATACTTCAATCTGGATATTCATTCTCTGCTGACATGTGGTCTTTGGCTTGTATAGCATTTGAGCTTGCTACTGGTGAGATGATGTTCACTCCCAAAGGTGGAGAAGGTTTCAGCGAAGATGAG GATCATCTAGCTATGATGATGGAGCTTCTAGGAAAGATCCCCCGGAAG ATAGCCGTAGGTGGGGCTAGATCCAAAGATTACTTTGACAGGCACGGAGATTTGAAGAGGATCCGTAGACTGAAATATGGTTGTCTTAATAAATTACTAGTTAACAAATATAGATTTTCTGAAAGTGATGCTCATGAGTTCACGGAATTTCTCAGTCCTCTTCTTGATTTTGAGCCAGAGAAACGACCAACTGCTGAGCAGTGCTTGCAACACCCATGGCTGAACTTTAAAAATCTTAAACAAACAGAGGTGAAGAACGAATCAGGTGTTGAAAGGTTTATGTCGATATGA
- the LOC107010282 gene encoding probable protein phosphatase 2C 47 produces MKEMMAPGTNMSPCNGEIENGFCKGNMSAIEENQEVSDGLSQPNAGKPPRNHPGMRHCISQANLGATSALEPNTVMLGLKSPSSDNCAYVPIFRSGSYSEMGPKQYMEDEHIRIDNLREQVDDSKGLLSQGAYYGVFDGHGGIDAASFTQNNLLNFILEDSHFPSMVKKAVRNAFQKADNTLADTKSLDSSSGTTALIALILGRTMLIANAGDSRAVLGKRGRAIELSKDHKPNATSEKLRIEKLGGVIFDGYLNGQLSVARALGDWHIKSAKGSKGLLISEPEFEEVVLSEEDEFLIIGCDGLWDVMSSQYAVTIVRKELMLHNDPEKCSKFLVKEALKRNCCDNLTVLVICFSHDPPPRIEIPKTTRRRSISAEGLDLLKGVLSDI; encoded by the exons atgaaagaaatgatggcTCCAGGCACCAATATGTCACCCTGTAATGGGGAAATTGAGAATGGGTTCTGTAAAGGAAATATGTCAGCAATTGAAGAAAATCAGGAAGTGTCTGATGGTTTGAGTCAACCAAATGCAGGGAAGCCACCAAGAAACCATCCAGGGATGAGGCATTGTATCAGCCAAGCAAACTTGGGAGCTACTTCTGCATTG GAACCAAATACAGTAATGCTTGGTCTCAAATCACCATCAAGTGATAATTGTGCATATGTGCCCATCTTTCGCTCAGGAAGCTATTCTGAGATGGGACCCAAACAGTACATGGAAGATGAACATATCCGTATTGATAATCTCCGTGAACAAGTTGATGATTCCAAAGGTCTTCTTTCACAAGGAGCATATTATGGT GTGTTTGATGGGCACGGTGGCATTGATGCTGCATCATTTACTCAAAATAATctccttaattttattttagaggATTCCCATTTCCCATCAATGGTTAAAAAAGCTGTCAGGAATGCTTTCCAGAAAGCCGATAATACGTTAGCAGATACAAAGTCTCTAGATAGTTCCTCTGGAACAACTGCTCTGATTGCACTTATTTTAGGAAG GACCATGCTAATAGCTAATGCTGGGGACTCTCGAGCTGTATTAGGGAAGCGCGGAAGAGCAATTGAATTGTCAAAAGACCACAAACCAAATGCTACTTCTGAGAAATTAAGAATTGAAAAACTAGGGGGCGTCATTTTTGATGGCTACCTCAATGGCCAACTGTCAGTTGCACGAGCTCTGGGTGACTGGCACATAAAGAGTGCCAAAGGTTCAAAGGGCCTATTGATCTCGGAGCCAGAGTTTGAAGAGGTGGTCCTGTCAGAAGAGGATGAATTCTTGATAATTGGCTGCGATGGTTTATGGGATGTCATGAGTAGCCAATATGCAGTAACAATTGTAAGAAAGGAGCTCATGCTGCATAATGATCCTGAGAAATGCTCAAAGTTTCTTGTCAAGGAGGCACTGAAGCGTAACTGTTGTGATAATCTAACCGTTCTTGTAATCTGCTTCTCTCATGATCCACCACCTCGAATTGAAATACCAAAAACTACAAGAAGGAGAAGTATATCAGCTGAAGGACTGGATCTTTTAAAGGGGGTGTTGAGTGACATATGA
- the LOC107010285 gene encoding uncharacterized protein LOC107010285: MATLKEILTRRPISATIRLTVDAGAAKPGPPVGPALGQYKLNSMAFCKDFNARTQKFKAGTPMAVTITAFKDGTFDFIVKSPSVTWYLKQAAGIDLGSGRPGHVTASTLTLKHVYEIAKIKQSDPFCQYMPLESICKSIIGTANSMGIKVQKELD, translated from the coding sequence ATGGCAACGCTTAAAGAGATCTTAACACGCCGCCCTATCTCAGCCACGATCCGTCTCACCGTCGATGCGGGAGCAGCTAAGCCCGGACCACCAGTAGGTCCGGCTCTCGGTCAGTACAAACTGAACTCCATGGCATTCTGTAAGGACTTCAATGCTAGGACCCAGAAGTTCAAGGCTGGAACACCAATGGCGGTGACTATCACCGCATTCAAGGATGGGACTTTCGATTTCATCGTTAAGTCTCCGTCAGTAACTTGGTACTTAAAGCAGGCCGCTGGAATTGATCTGGGAAGTGGCCGCCCGGGCCATGTAACGGCGTCGACGTTAACCCTAAAGCACGTTTATGAAATTGCGAAAATCAAGCAGAGTGACCCTTTTTGCCAGTACATGCCTTTGGAGTCAATTTGTAAGTCTATTATTGGGACGGCGAATTCTATGGGGATTAAAGTTCAGAAAGAGCTGGATTGA
- the LOC107010280 gene encoding amino acid transporter AVT3B-like: protein MGFKKDEASSSSHVLSIPREDTPLLGKIQHLSSPSKTFANVFIAIVGAGVLGLPYTFKRTGWVMGSIMLFSVAFLTYYCMMLLVYSRRKVESHIKAAKISSFGDLGFAVCGPVGRLSVDLMIILSQAGFCVSYLIFVANTLAYLFNYSIAKPDPRIWGLSPKAAYIWGCFPFQLGLNSIPTLTLLAPLSIFADIAELGAMGVVMVEDVMIYLQNRPVLEMFGGFNVFFYGLGVAVYAFEGIGMVLPLESETRDKDKFGKILGLAMGFISLLFGAFGVLGYFAFGEDTKDIITTNLGQGLLSTFVQLGLCINLFFSFPLMMNPVYEVMERRFWEGRYCVWLRWLVVLAVTFVALAVPNFADFLSLVGSSVCIVLGFVLPSLFHLIAFKDELRWYGFASDAALIVMGTIFAVYGTSSSLMEIFAKKA, encoded by the coding sequence ATGGGGTTTAAGAAAGATGAAGCAAGTTCATCTTCTCATGTTTTGAGTATCCCAAGAGAAGATACACCACTTCTTGGCAAGATTCAACATCTTTCTTCTCCTTCCAAGACTTTTGCTAATGTTTTCATAGCCATAGTTGGAGCTGGAGTTCTTGGTCTTCCTTACACCTTTAAGAGAACTGGATGGGTTATGGGTTCTATCATGCTCTTCTCAGTTGCCTTTCTTACCTACTACTGTATGATGCTTTTGGTCTATTCAAGGCGTAAGGTTGAATCCCACATCAAAGCTGCAAAAATTTCATCTTTTGGTGATTTGGGGTTTGCTGTGTGTGGACCTGTTGGTAGATTGTCTGTTGATCTTATGATTATTCTATCTCAAGCTGGTTTTTGCGTTAGCTACTTGATTTTTGTGGCTAATACTTTGGCATATTTGTTCAATTATTCAATTGCAAAACCTGATCCCAGAATCTGGGGACTTTCACCCAAGGCAGCTTATATATGGGGCTGTTTCCCATTTCAGTTGGGATTGAATTCAATACCCACTCTGACCCTTTTAGCCCCTTTAAGTATTTTTGCTGATATTGCTGAATTAGGAGCTATGGGTGTGGTGATGGTTGAGGATGTGATGATTTACCTTCAGAACAGGCCTGTTCTTGAAATGTTTGGTGGGTTCAATGTGTTTTTCTATGGACTTGGTGTGGCTGTGTATGCTTTTGAAGGGATTGGTATGGTCTTACCTCTGGAATCAGAGACAAGAGACAAGGACAAGTTTGGGAAAATCTTGGGATTGGCAATGGGCTTCATATCATTGCTGTTTGGTGCTTTTGGAGTATTGGGCTACTTTGCATTTGGGGAAGACACTAAAGATATAATCACTACAAATCTTGGGCAGGGATTGCTCAGCACCTTTGTTCAACTTGGCCTTTGCATAAACCTGTTTTTCTCTTTCCCCCTTATGATGAATCCAGTCTATGAAGTAATGGAAAGGAGATTCTGGGAAGGCAGGTACTGTGTGTGGTTGAGATGGCTTGTGGTTTTAGCAGTGACTTTTGTTGCATTGGCGGTGCCCAATTTTGCTGATTTCTTGTCACTTGTTGGGAGCAGTGTGTGCATTGTTTTGGGATTTGTGTTGCCTTCTTTGTTTCACTTAATTGCGTTCAAAGATGAATTGAGATGGTATGGTTTTGCTTCTGATGCTGCATTGATCGTCATGGGCACAATTTTTGCCGTCTATGGAACCTCTTCTTCCCTGATGGAGATCTTTGCCAAAAAAGCTTAG
- the LOC107010120 gene encoding amino acid transporter AVT3B-like: MGFETDEASSSTLKIPGEDVPFLGQNQQLSSPSKTSANIFMFLVGAGVLGLPYTFKKTGWLMGPLLIISIATLSYYCMMLLVYSRRKLESQFEGAKISSFGDLGFAMCGPIGRLVVDVMIVLSQACFSVGYMIFIGNTLVYLFNSSVTEANPRILGFSPKSVYIWSCFPFQLGLNSVPTLTLLAPLSIFAEIVDLGALGVVMVEDVLIYLKNRPSLEMFGGFSVFFYGLGVAVFAFEGMGLVLPLESETRDKNKFGKILGLSVAFVAILYGAFGALGYFAFGEETKDIITTNFRQGSVSSLVQLGLCINLFLAFPLMMNPVYEVMERRFCEGRYCLWLRWLMVLTVCFVSLTVPNFADFMSLVGSSVSVVLGFVLPAFFHLIVFKDELGWYSLALDAAFIVMGTTFAVYGTSSSLAKIFSEMA; this comes from the coding sequence ATGGGGTTTGAGACAGATGAAGCAAGTTCATCAACCCTGAAAATACCTGGAGAGGATGTGCCATTTTTGGGCCAAAATCAACAACTTTCTTCTCCTTCAAAGACTTCTGcaaatattttcatgtttttagtTGGTGCTGGAGTTCTTGGACTTCCCTACACATTCAAGAAAACAGGATGGTTAATGGGGCCTCTCTTGATCATCTCAATAGCCACTCTTTCTTATTACTGTATGATGCTTCTTGTTTATTCTAGGCGTAAGCTTGAATCACAGTTTGAAGGTGCAAAAATCTCATCTTTTGGTGATTTGGGATTTGCTATGTGTGGACCTATTGGTCGTTTAGTTGTTGATGTTATGATTGTTCTCTCCCAAGCATGTTTTTCAGTTGGATACATGATTTTCATTGGTAATACTTTAGTATATTTGTTTAATTCTTCTGTCACAGAAGCAAATCCCAGAATCTTGGGATTTTCGCCTAAATCGGTGTATATTTGGAGCTGTTTCCCATTCCAGTTAGGGTTGAATTCAGTTCCCACACTAACCCTTTTAGCCCCTTTGAGTATTTTTGCTGAAATTGTTGATTTAGGGGCTTTGGGTGTAGTGATGGTTGAAGACGTGTTAATTTACCTCAAGAACAGGCCTAGTTTAGAAATGTTTGGTGGATTCAGTGTGTTTTTCTACGGTCTTGGTGTGGCTGTTTTTGCTTTTGAAGGGATGGGATTGGTGTTGCCTCTGGAATCTGAGACAAGAGACAAGAACAAGTTTGGGAAAATATTGGGTTTGTCAGTTGCCTTTGTAGCAATTTTATATGGTGCTTTTGGAGCATTGGGTTACTTTGCATTTGGGGAAGAGACCAAGGATATAATCACCACTAATTTTCGACAGGGATCGGTTAGCAGCCTGGTGCAGCTTGGTCTTTGCATAAACCTCTTCTTGGCTTTCCCACTGATGATGAATCCAGTTTATGAAGTGATGGAAAGGAGATTCTGTGAAGGCAGATACTGTTTGTGGTTGAGATGGCTTATGGTTTTGACAGTCTGTTTTGTGTCATTGACAGTACCTAATTTTGCTGATTTCATGTCATTGGTTGGTAGCAGTGTGAGTGTtgttttagggtttgtgttGCCTgctttttttcacttgattgtCTTTAAGGATGAGCTGGGCTGGTATAGTTTAGCTTTAGATGCTGCATTTATTGTCATGGGCACAACTTTTGCAGtctatggaacctcttcatccTTGGCAAAGATCTTTTCAGAAATGGCTTag